One region of Thunnus albacares chromosome 8, fThuAlb1.1, whole genome shotgun sequence genomic DNA includes:
- the echdc1 gene encoding ethylmalonyl-CoA decarboxylase isoform X3, producing the protein MMVDLEEKVSQLENWTEGKGLIVQGAAGTFCSGSDLNAVRAISNPQDGMKMCMFMQNALTRLLRLPLISVALVEGRALGGGAELTTACDFRLMASGSVIQFVHKHMGLVPGWGGAARLVRIIGSQNSLKLLGGALKVDPDFGLQIGLADGVMEVPQVEEDAGTLLQQAENWLSHYTKGPAPVIQAVKKVVLSGRELPLSEALRTEKDVFGTVWGGPANLQALASKSKHK; encoded by the exons ATGATGGTAGATCTGGAGGAGAAGGTGAGCCAACTGGAGAACTGGACAGAAGGCAAAGGCCTCATTGTCCAGGGTGCTGCTGGAACTTTCTGCTCTGGGTCGGACCTCAACGCTGTCAGAGCAATATCTAATCCACAG GATGGGATGAAGATGTGTATGTTCATGCAGAATGCTCTCACAAGACTACTAAG GCTGCCTTTGATCTCTGTTGCTCTGGTGGAGGGGAGAGCGCTGGGAGGAGGCGCAGAACTTACCACTGCCTGCGATTTCAG ATTAATGGCCTCTGGCAGCGTGATCCAGTTTGTCCACAAACACATGGGTCTGGTTCCAGGCTGGGGCGGTGCCGCACGACTTGTCCGCATTATCGGAAGCCAGAATTCACTCAAGTTGCTCGGCGGCGCTCTAAAAGTAGACCCTGATTTTGGGCTACAGATTGGACTGGCAGATGGAGTCATGGAGGTCCCTCAGGTAGAGGAAGACGCAGGGACTCTCCTACAGCAGGCTGAAAACTGGCTCAGTCACTATACAAAAGGGCCTGCCCCAGTGATCCAGGCTGTGAAGAAGGTAGTGTTGTCGGGGAGAGAGCTCCCTCTGTCAGAGGCTCTGAGGACTGAGAAGGATGTATTTGGTACAGTGTGGGGTGGTCCGGCTAACCTGCAGGCACTGGCCAGCAAATCCAAACATAAATGA
- the echdc1 gene encoding ethylmalonyl-CoA decarboxylase isoform X2 — protein sequence MVLCALRRHLLRGSGNGGAWARLLQRQSSGCVYSSIHDFNPEEIREKLQAFAGGSIDLLKQESGIAVLTVNNPSRMNAFSGSMMVDLEEKVSQLENWTEGKGLIVQGAAGTFCSGSDLNAVRAISNPQDGMKMCMFMQNALTRLLRLPLISVALVEGRALGGGAELTTACDFRLMASGSVIQFVHKHMGLVPGWGGAARLVRIIGSQNSLKLLGGALKVDPDFGLQIGLADGVMEVPQVEEDAGTLLQQAENWLSHYTKGPAPVIQAVKKVVLSGRELPLSEALRTEKDVFGTVWGGPANLQALASKSKHK from the exons ATGGTTCTCTGTGCACTGAGACGACATCTCCTGAGGGGCAGTGGTAATGGTGGAGCCTGGGCCAG gctgctgcagagacagagcagtGGCTGTGTTTACTCCAGCATCCATGACTTCAACCCGGAGGAGATTAGAGAGAAGCTGCAGGCCTTTGCTGGAGGCTCCATCGATCTGCTCAAACAGGAGTCTGGCATCGCTGTACTGACCGTCAACAACCCCTCCCGCATGAATGCCTTCTCCG GCAGTATGATGGTAGATCTGGAGGAGAAGGTGAGCCAACTGGAGAACTGGACAGAAGGCAAAGGCCTCATTGTCCAGGGTGCTGCTGGAACTTTCTGCTCTGGGTCGGACCTCAACGCTGTCAGAGCAATATCTAATCCACAG GATGGGATGAAGATGTGTATGTTCATGCAGAATGCTCTCACAAGACTACTAAG GCTGCCTTTGATCTCTGTTGCTCTGGTGGAGGGGAGAGCGCTGGGAGGAGGCGCAGAACTTACCACTGCCTGCGATTTCAG ATTAATGGCCTCTGGCAGCGTGATCCAGTTTGTCCACAAACACATGGGTCTGGTTCCAGGCTGGGGCGGTGCCGCACGACTTGTCCGCATTATCGGAAGCCAGAATTCACTCAAGTTGCTCGGCGGCGCTCTAAAAGTAGACCCTGATTTTGGGCTACAGATTGGACTGGCAGATGGAGTCATGGAGGTCCCTCAGGTAGAGGAAGACGCAGGGACTCTCCTACAGCAGGCTGAAAACTGGCTCAGTCACTATACAAAAGGGCCTGCCCCAGTGATCCAGGCTGTGAAGAAGGTAGTGTTGTCGGGGAGAGAGCTCCCTCTGTCAGAGGCTCTGAGGACTGAGAAGGATGTATTTGGTACAGTGTGGGGTGGTCCGGCTAACCTGCAGGCACTGGCCAGCAAATCCAAACATAAATGA
- the echdc1 gene encoding ethylmalonyl-CoA decarboxylase isoform X1 — MMVLCALRRHLLRGSGNGGAWARLLQRQSSGCVYSSIHDFNPEEIREKLQAFAGGSIDLLKQESGIAVLTVNNPSRMNAFSGSMMVDLEEKVSQLENWTEGKGLIVQGAAGTFCSGSDLNAVRAISNPQDGMKMCMFMQNALTRLLRLPLISVALVEGRALGGGAELTTACDFRLMASGSVIQFVHKHMGLVPGWGGAARLVRIIGSQNSLKLLGGALKVDPDFGLQIGLADGVMEVPQVEEDAGTLLQQAENWLSHYTKGPAPVIQAVKKVVLSGRELPLSEALRTEKDVFGTVWGGPANLQALASKSKHK; from the exons GATGGTTCTCTGTGCACTGAGACGACATCTCCTGAGGGGCAGTGGTAATGGTGGAGCCTGGGCCAG gctgctgcagagacagagcagtGGCTGTGTTTACTCCAGCATCCATGACTTCAACCCGGAGGAGATTAGAGAGAAGCTGCAGGCCTTTGCTGGAGGCTCCATCGATCTGCTCAAACAGGAGTCTGGCATCGCTGTACTGACCGTCAACAACCCCTCCCGCATGAATGCCTTCTCCG GCAGTATGATGGTAGATCTGGAGGAGAAGGTGAGCCAACTGGAGAACTGGACAGAAGGCAAAGGCCTCATTGTCCAGGGTGCTGCTGGAACTTTCTGCTCTGGGTCGGACCTCAACGCTGTCAGAGCAATATCTAATCCACAG GATGGGATGAAGATGTGTATGTTCATGCAGAATGCTCTCACAAGACTACTAAG GCTGCCTTTGATCTCTGTTGCTCTGGTGGAGGGGAGAGCGCTGGGAGGAGGCGCAGAACTTACCACTGCCTGCGATTTCAG ATTAATGGCCTCTGGCAGCGTGATCCAGTTTGTCCACAAACACATGGGTCTGGTTCCAGGCTGGGGCGGTGCCGCACGACTTGTCCGCATTATCGGAAGCCAGAATTCACTCAAGTTGCTCGGCGGCGCTCTAAAAGTAGACCCTGATTTTGGGCTACAGATTGGACTGGCAGATGGAGTCATGGAGGTCCCTCAGGTAGAGGAAGACGCAGGGACTCTCCTACAGCAGGCTGAAAACTGGCTCAGTCACTATACAAAAGGGCCTGCCCCAGTGATCCAGGCTGTGAAGAAGGTAGTGTTGTCGGGGAGAGAGCTCCCTCTGTCAGAGGCTCTGAGGACTGAGAAGGATGTATTTGGTACAGTGTGGGGTGGTCCGGCTAACCTGCAGGCACTGGCCAGCAAATCCAAACATAAATGA